GCTGCCCCCACGCATCCTTGTACGTGGGGTCCAGATCCAGATAACTGCCGCGGGTCGGCAGGGCCGAACCCGTGATGGTGATCGGTATGGCATGGTTGTAGTAGCGCTTGACCGCCTGCTTCCAGGCGGAGCCCCATGCAGGTGTGCCGCTGGGCACGGGATGGTTGCCGATAGGCGTGCCGCTTACCACCTGGATCTGTATGTACGCGCCGCCCACGAAGCCCAGCGGGCCGTGGTCGAAATTGTCGGTACAGAAGTCGTCCATGGTGACCGCGACGGCGCCCGCGCCCATGAACGGGTTGATCGGCGTCTTCTCATCGAAAAACAGGCCGACGCCAGACGTGGTCTGGTGGGTGTAATTGCGGCCCACCACGCCTTCGCCCGTTTGCGGGTCGTAGGGCTTGCCAATCCCGGAGAGCAGCAACAGGCGCACGTTGTTGATGCTGAACGCGCACAGGAAGACCAGGCTGGCGGGCTGGAACACTTCTTCGCCGGCTTCGTCGATATAGGTCACGCCAGTGGCGCGCTTCTTGTCCTTGTCCAGCTCCACCCTCAGCACATGCGTGCCCGTCCGCAGCTCGAAAGTGTTCAGCTTCATCGCTACGGGCAGTATGCAAACCTGGGGCGATGCCTTGGCGAAATGCTCGCAGCCGTAGTTGGAGCAGAAGCCGCAATAGACGCAGGCGTTCATGTGCAGCCCTTCGGAGTTCACATAGGGCCGGGTGCAGAGCGCCGACGGCTGCACGTACGGGTGATATCCCAGCTTGCGCGCCGCTTCCCCGAAGAGCGCCGGCGCGTAGGGCACCTTCATTGGCGGATTGGGGTAGGGATTCGAGCGCCAGGGTTCGAAGGGATTGCCTCCTTCCTGCTTCTGGCCCTTGATGTTGCCCGCGAATCCCGATGCACCGATCAATTTGTCGAAGCGGTCGTAGTAGGGCTCCAGTTCCTCATAGCTCACCGGCCAATCCTGCGCCGTGATGTCCTCGTCGAAAATCTTCGCGCCGTACTTCTGGGTGTAGTGCGAGCGCAGCTTGAACTCGACTTCGTCGAATCGGTAGTAGGCGCCCGACCAATGGTTGCCGGCGCCGCCCAGGTGTGTGCCCGGGTAGGCGAAGGTCCACCGCCGCATCGGCAGCGCGGTCTGGCCGACGTTGTTGCGGAAGGTGAAGGTTTCCGTGGCGGTGTTCTGGTGCAGGGCGTGGCGGCGCGTGTACTTCAATTCGTCATGCACCATGGGGCCCTGGAAATCGGGCGAGGGCCAGCGCGGCTGTCCGCGTTCCAGCACCACCACTTTCTGGCCGTTGGCAGCCAGCTCCTTGCCGATGATCGATCCGGTCCAGCCGCCGCCAATGATGGCGACGTCGACTTCCGGCAGTTTGCGGCTCATGCTGCCTCCTTCACCGTCGGAGCATCCAGCTGCGTCCGCTTTTCGGGCTGCGGCGTGGGGCCGTGCATCGGCATGTCATGCACCGGACTGTTCGCAATCGATACCGGTTCGCGCACGAACGCGACGCCGTGGCGCTCGATGTCGTTGGAGTAGCTGGCGTATGCGCCGGGAAACTGTACGAGCTTCCAACCCACCATGTCGCGGTTGCCTCCGTGGATGGGATCGCAGAAAAATCCCTCGATGGTCGCATCCATCAGCGCGCCGAAGAATACGGCGGACGGCAGGGGCGAGAAATCCAGCTTGCCTGCTTCCATGCGGGCAAGCATGTCGTCCTGCGCTGCGGCGTCCAGTTCCGTGAAGGACTTGCCGTTTTGCGCCTGCCGCACCGCCTGCGCGAAGCGCGCCAGGCCGGTGCGGAACATCTCCGCCGGCGTGTACGAAAGCTGGTAGCCCTGCTGCGGCGTCCCCGAAGCAAATGGACCGGACCGGTAGAAATGGTCGCCGCTGCCCCAGGCGCCGGCAAGCTGGCGGTCAATGTACGTCGTTACGCCGGCTTCCCTGGCGCCCGGTCCAAGGTCGTCCGCAGGAATCAGCCGGGCCACGATGGCGTCCATCAAGGCGGCCTCTTCGGCGTTGAAGAATTGCCATGCCGGCATCCCGCCTGTCGCGGCGGCGGCCGGCGGGGTGGCAGGGGAGGGCGCGCTCTGCGGCGGTGTGCCGGGCGCCGGTGCACCCGATTCCGGCGCGGGAGGATCTGCCGCGGTGGCTCGTCCGGCCAGCGCCGCGGCGGGCAGGCCGACAGTGATCGCCTTCAATACTTGGCGGCGTGAAGCGGGATCGACGGGTTTTGAGTTCATACGGTTCCCCCAGGCAAACTCGGCGCGCCGCTGCAACCGCTATGCCCGGCCTTGCGCCGTGACGCGCCATCGGTGGACATTGGGATGGCGGACGAAATCGCCGCCGCCGTGCCGGAAACCGTGCAAAAAATGCGCACGGGTGAGCCGCGTCATCGACCGCCGTGGCGCCGCCATTCCTGGTGGAGCGTGATCATGCGCTCCAAGGCATAGGCCGCGGCGGCCTTGCGTATGCCATGCCGGCCGCCATCGAAGCGCCGGGTTTCCGTGTACACCGCGGGGGTGGCGTCGGCCGCGCTGAGCTTGAACA
The sequence above is a segment of the Bordetella genomosp. 9 genome. Coding sequences within it:
- a CDS encoding gluconate 2-dehydrogenase subunit 3 family protein, which gives rise to MNSKPVDPASRRQVLKAITVGLPAAALAGRATAADPPAPESGAPAPGTPPQSAPSPATPPAAAATGGMPAWQFFNAEEAALMDAIVARLIPADDLGPGAREAGVTTYIDRQLAGAWGSGDHFYRSGPFASGTPQQGYQLSYTPAEMFRTGLARFAQAVRQAQNGKSFTELDAAAQDDMLARMEAGKLDFSPLPSAVFFGALMDATIEGFFCDPIHGGNRDMVGWKLVQFPGAYASYSNDIERHGVAFVREPVSIANSPVHDMPMHGPTPQPEKRTQLDAPTVKEAA
- a CDS encoding GMC family oxidoreductase, with protein sequence MSRKLPEVDVAIIGGGWTGSIIGKELAANGQKVVVLERGQPRWPSPDFQGPMVHDELKYTRRHALHQNTATETFTFRNNVGQTALPMRRWTFAYPGTHLGGAGNHWSGAYYRFDEVEFKLRSHYTQKYGAKIFDEDITAQDWPVSYEELEPYYDRFDKLIGASGFAGNIKGQKQEGGNPFEPWRSNPYPNPPMKVPYAPALFGEAARKLGYHPYVQPSALCTRPYVNSEGLHMNACVYCGFCSNYGCEHFAKASPQVCILPVAMKLNTFELRTGTHVLRVELDKDKKRATGVTYIDEAGEEVFQPASLVFLCAFSINNVRLLLLSGIGKPYDPQTGEGVVGRNYTHQTTSGVGLFFDEKTPINPFMGAGAVAVTMDDFCTDNFDHGPLGFVGGAYIQIQVVSGTPIGNHPVPSGTPAWGSAWKQAVKRYYNHAIPITITGSALPTRGSYLDLDPTYKDAWGQPLLRITYDFPDNDIRMSRFVTAKGDEIGKAMKGVIRTEPAPRSKPYSAASYQSTHLTGGAAMGDDPRTSVVNRYGQCWDVPNVFVTGASLFPQNSCFNPTGTVGATAYWIVDAVKRDYLKAPGPLVKV